Proteins encoded by one window of Paraburkholderia terrae:
- a CDS encoding MFS transporter has translation MTVIRRRHAVQRHTIKGLRWWIIGLIMLGTVFNYLARSSLSVAAPTLTEKLHMTTQQYSYVVAAFQGAYTVMQPVAGYILDFVGLKIGFAIFAIAWAASNMLHGLATGWTSLAFFRGLLGMSEAAIFPAGMKAISQWFPAKERSIATGWLNTGTSIGAMLAPPLVVYCILTFNWQMAFVVTGGSAMIWVALWLVFFRKPEDHPNLSTDERQYILSGQERREQDATARPSWRHVLSTRRFWGIAIPRFLAEPAWQTFNFWIPLYLFTVRHMNLKEIALFGWMPFLAADLGCLVGGYLAPFFIRRFNASLITSRKLVIICGAVLMVGPACIGLAASPYVAIALFCMGAFAHQAISGALFTLASDVFGQHEVGTATGLSGMFGWLGGMIFSLIVGALAATLGYNPLFVCLMLFDIIGATVAWKLITHGESSAPAHIGVPAELAEQPTSGR, from the coding sequence ATGACCGTCATTCGCAGGAGACATGCAGTGCAACGCCATACGATCAAAGGACTACGCTGGTGGATCATCGGGCTCATCATGCTCGGGACCGTCTTCAACTATCTCGCGCGCAGTTCGCTGTCCGTCGCTGCCCCGACGCTCACCGAAAAGCTGCACATGACAACGCAGCAATACTCGTATGTCGTCGCGGCGTTCCAGGGCGCGTACACGGTGATGCAGCCGGTCGCGGGTTATATCCTCGACTTCGTCGGGCTCAAGATCGGCTTTGCGATCTTCGCGATCGCATGGGCCGCGTCGAACATGCTGCACGGCCTTGCCACCGGCTGGACTTCGCTGGCGTTCTTCCGCGGCCTGCTCGGCATGAGCGAAGCGGCCATTTTCCCGGCGGGCATGAAGGCGATCAGCCAATGGTTCCCGGCGAAAGAACGTTCGATCGCGACAGGTTGGCTCAACACGGGCACGTCTATTGGCGCGATGCTCGCGCCGCCGCTTGTCGTGTACTGCATCCTCACATTCAACTGGCAGATGGCCTTCGTGGTCACGGGCGGCTCGGCGATGATCTGGGTGGCGCTGTGGCTCGTGTTCTTCCGCAAGCCCGAAGATCATCCGAATCTGTCGACGGACGAACGCCAATACATCCTGTCCGGCCAGGAGCGGCGCGAGCAGGACGCGACCGCCCGTCCGTCGTGGCGTCACGTGCTGTCGACGCGCCGCTTCTGGGGCATCGCCATTCCACGTTTTCTCGCCGAACCGGCATGGCAGACCTTCAACTTCTGGATTCCGCTCTACCTGTTCACCGTGCGTCACATGAACCTGAAGGAGATCGCGCTGTTCGGCTGGATGCCGTTCCTCGCCGCGGACCTCGGGTGTCTGGTCGGCGGCTATCTTGCGCCGTTCTTCATTCGCCGCTTCAACGCGTCGCTGATCACGTCGCGCAAACTGGTCATCATCTGCGGCGCGGTGCTGATGGTAGGTCCTGCGTGCATCGGCCTCGCGGCCAGCCCGTATGTCGCGATCGCGCTGTTCTGCATGGGCGCCTTCGCGCACCAGGCGATTTCCGGCGCGCTGTTCACACTCGCATCCGACGTGTTCGGCCAGCACGAAGTCGGCACGGCGACGGGCCTCTCCGGCATGTTCGGCTGGCTGGGCGGGATGATCTTCTCGTTGATCGTCGGCGCGTTGGCGGCTACTCTCGGCTATAACCCGCTGTTCGTCTGTCTGATGCTGTTCGACATCATCGGCGCGACGGTCGCGTGGAAGCTGATCACGCACGGCGAGTCGTCCGCGCCGGCGCATATCGGCGTGCCCGCGGAACTCGCTGAGCAGCCTACATCGGGCCGCTGA
- the hyi gene encoding hydroxypyruvate isomerase: MTKLCANLTMLFTEHDFPERFAAASKAGFKGVEYLFPYAYEKDRLAALLHQHGLEQVLHNLPAGDWAGGERGIACLPERVGEFQEGVGTAIDYARALGCKQLNVLAGIAPAGVDQDTIRETFVGNLRFAAAKLKQAGIRLLVEPINTFDIPGFYVNRTQQALDLIDEAGGDNIYLQYDIYHMQRMEGELAATLQKHLPRIAHIQLADNPGRHEPGTGEINYPFLFGHLDAIGYKGWIGCEYKPATTTVAGLGWTAAYL, from the coding sequence ATGACAAAACTCTGCGCCAATCTGACGATGCTCTTCACCGAGCATGATTTCCCGGAGCGTTTTGCCGCTGCGTCGAAGGCCGGTTTCAAGGGCGTCGAGTATCTGTTCCCGTACGCTTACGAAAAGGACCGGCTCGCTGCGCTGCTTCACCAGCACGGCCTCGAACAGGTGCTGCACAACCTGCCCGCGGGCGACTGGGCTGGCGGCGAGCGCGGTATCGCGTGTCTGCCGGAGCGTGTCGGTGAGTTTCAGGAAGGCGTCGGCACCGCGATCGACTACGCGCGGGCACTGGGTTGCAAGCAGCTGAACGTGCTGGCGGGCATAGCGCCAGCGGGCGTCGATCAGGACACGATTCGCGAGACCTTCGTCGGTAACCTGCGCTTCGCCGCAGCAAAGTTGAAACAGGCCGGCATCCGCCTGCTGGTCGAGCCGATCAATACGTTCGATATCCCAGGTTTCTACGTGAACCGCACGCAACAGGCACTCGATCTGATCGACGAGGCTGGCGGCGACAACATCTATCTGCAGTACGACATCTATCACATGCAGCGGATGGAAGGCGAACTCGCGGCGACCCTTCAGAAGCATCTGCCGCGTATCGCGCATATCCAGCTCGCCGATAACCCCGGCCGCCATGAACCCGGCACGGGCGAGATCAACTATCCGTTCCTGTTCGGCCATCTCGATGCGATCGGCTACAAAGGCTGGATCGGTTGCGAGTACAAGCCCGCCACGACTACGGTAGCGGGCCTCGGCTGGACGGCCGCCTACCTCTGA
- a CDS encoding dihydrodipicolinate synthase family protein translates to MNESQIVEREFASTVMAVPPLARRADLSLDIDANQKLIRHIEAGGVRTLLYGGNANFYHVAVSEYRELLDMLAESVAPTTRVIPAIGPDFGKMLDQARILAQTSYRTAMVLPLSGFTTPAGVEAGLTRIADAAGIPLTLYIKSEDYVDVDTLARLVDRGTLIAVKYAIVRANPANDPYLRRLLESVSPSRVISGMGERPALTHVRDFGLAAWTTGSGCIASHAVMGLLAAAKEGRDAEAQRLYDAFMPLETLRDNISLIRVLHDAVTFSGIADMGSILPLLSETPVEHHAAVAQAVRELLAFERAYA, encoded by the coding sequence ATGAACGAGTCACAGATCGTCGAGCGCGAGTTTGCGTCGACCGTGATGGCAGTCCCGCCGCTCGCGCGCCGCGCGGATTTGTCGCTCGACATCGACGCCAACCAGAAACTGATCCGACATATCGAAGCGGGCGGCGTGCGTACGCTGCTGTACGGCGGCAACGCGAATTTCTATCACGTGGCCGTTAGCGAATACCGCGAGTTGCTCGACATGCTGGCAGAGAGCGTGGCGCCCACCACGCGCGTGATCCCCGCCATCGGCCCGGACTTCGGCAAGATGCTCGATCAGGCGCGCATCCTCGCGCAGACGTCGTATCGCACCGCGATGGTGTTGCCGCTGTCCGGCTTCACGACGCCGGCGGGCGTCGAAGCGGGCCTGACGCGCATCGCCGACGCAGCGGGCATCCCGCTCACGCTGTATATCAAGAGCGAAGACTATGTGGACGTCGACACGCTGGCGCGGCTCGTCGACCGCGGCACGCTGATCGCCGTCAAGTACGCGATCGTCCGCGCGAACCCGGCGAACGATCCATACCTGCGTCGGCTGCTCGAAAGCGTGAGCCCGTCGCGTGTGATCTCCGGCATGGGCGAGCGTCCCGCGCTTACGCATGTACGCGACTTCGGCCTCGCCGCGTGGACCACGGGCAGCGGCTGTATCGCGTCGCATGCCGTGATGGGGCTGCTGGCCGCCGCGAAGGAAGGCCGCGACGCCGAAGCGCAGCGCCTCTACGACGCGTTCATGCCGCTCGAAACGCTGCGCGACAACATCTCGCTGATCCGCGTGCTGCACGATGCCGTCACGTTCTCCGGTATCGCCGACATGGGTTCGATCCTGCCGCTGCTGAGCGAAACACCCGTCGAGCATCACGCCGCAGTTGCGCAGGCGGTGCGTGAACTGCTTGCGTTCGAGCGGGCGTACGCGTGA
- the araD gene encoding L-arabinonate dehydratase: MSNNGNERKRKSPDELRSHRWYGVHDLRSFGHRSRTAQMGYSREEYAGKPVIAILNTWSEMNPCHTHFKQRVEEVKRGIWQAGGFPIELPVQTLSEPFQKPTTMLYRNFLAMEAEETLRSYPADGVVLMGGCDKTTPALLMGAISMDLPTIFLPAGPMLRGNWNGATLGSGSDTWKYWADLRAGKITEEDWQGVEGGIARSPGHCMTMGTASTMTSAAEALGFTLPGFASIPAPDSRHAQMSAKTGMRIVEMVWEDLKPSDILTVKSIDNAVTTCLALSGSTNAIVHMIALARRAGIELTLDRYDSISRRTPVLANIRPTGAYLMEDFYYAGGLQPMLAELGDLIDRSQKTVNGRSLGENLEGAQIFNDDVIRRRNNPLMPDNGLAVLRGNIAPDGAVIKPGAAEQHLLVHTGRAVVFKDYNDMAARIDDDALDIDENCVIVLQHAGPVGAPGMPEWGQLPLPKKVLQKGVRDMLRISDARMSGTSYGACVLHVAPESFIGGPFALVRDGDMIELDVPQRRLNVLVSDEELARRKAEWVAPAPRFSRGYGAMHQVHVLQADKGCDFDFLQRDGASAATGEPEIH; encoded by the coding sequence GTGAGCAACAACGGCAACGAACGCAAGAGGAAGTCCCCCGACGAACTGCGCAGCCACCGCTGGTACGGCGTACACGATCTGCGTTCGTTTGGCCATCGCTCGCGCACGGCGCAAATGGGCTATAGCCGCGAGGAATATGCGGGCAAGCCCGTTATCGCGATCCTCAACACGTGGAGCGAGATGAACCCGTGCCACACGCACTTCAAGCAGCGTGTGGAAGAGGTCAAGCGCGGCATCTGGCAGGCGGGCGGCTTTCCGATCGAGTTGCCGGTGCAGACCTTGTCGGAGCCGTTCCAGAAGCCCACGACGATGCTCTACCGCAACTTCCTCGCGATGGAAGCGGAGGAGACGCTGCGCTCGTATCCCGCCGACGGTGTCGTGCTGATGGGCGGCTGCGACAAGACCACGCCCGCGCTGCTGATGGGCGCGATCAGCATGGACCTGCCGACCATCTTTCTGCCTGCCGGGCCGATGCTGCGCGGCAACTGGAACGGCGCGACGCTCGGCTCGGGCTCGGACACGTGGAAGTACTGGGCCGACCTGCGCGCGGGCAAGATCACGGAAGAGGACTGGCAGGGCGTCGAAGGCGGTATTGCGCGCTCGCCTGGCCATTGCATGACGATGGGCACGGCGTCCACCATGACGAGCGCTGCCGAAGCACTCGGCTTCACGCTGCCGGGTTTCGCGTCGATTCCCGCGCCGGATTCGCGCCACGCGCAGATGTCCGCGAAAACGGGCATGCGTATCGTCGAGATGGTGTGGGAAGACCTGAAGCCGTCGGACATCCTCACGGTGAAGTCGATCGATAACGCGGTGACGACGTGCCTCGCGCTGTCGGGTTCGACGAATGCGATCGTGCATATGATCGCGCTCGCGCGCCGTGCCGGGATCGAACTGACGCTCGACCGCTACGACAGCATTTCGCGCCGTACGCCCGTGCTCGCCAACATCCGGCCGACGGGCGCGTATCTGATGGAAGACTTCTATTACGCGGGCGGCCTGCAGCCGATGCTCGCAGAACTGGGCGACCTGATCGACCGCTCGCAGAAGACGGTGAACGGCCGCTCGCTTGGCGAGAACCTCGAAGGCGCGCAGATCTTCAACGACGACGTGATCCGCCGCCGCAACAACCCGCTGATGCCGGACAACGGCCTGGCCGTCCTGCGCGGCAACATTGCACCCGATGGCGCCGTCATCAAGCCGGGCGCAGCCGAGCAGCATCTGCTGGTACACACGGGCCGTGCGGTGGTGTTCAAGGACTACAACGACATGGCCGCGCGCATCGACGACGACGCGCTCGATATCGACGAGAACTGCGTGATCGTGTTGCAGCACGCGGGCCCCGTTGGCGCGCCGGGCATGCCCGAGTGGGGCCAGTTGCCGCTGCCGAAGAAGGTGCTGCAAAAGGGCGTGCGCGACATGCTGCGCATTTCCGATGCACGCATGAGCGGCACGAGCTATGGCGCCTGCGTGCTGCACGTGGCGCCGGAGTCGTTCATCGGCGGGCCGTTTGCGCTGGTGCGCGACGGCGACATGATCGAGCTCGACGTGCCGCAGCGCAGGCTGAACGTGCTGGTATCGGATGAAGAACTGGCGCGCCGCAAGGCAGAGTGGGTCGCGCCCGCGCCGAGATTTTCGCGCGGCTACGGCGCGATGCATCAGGTGCATGTGCTGCAGGCCGACAAGGGCTGCGACTTCGACTTCCTGCAACGCGATGGCGCAAGCGCTGCAACGGGTGAGCCGGAGATTCACTGA
- a CDS encoding DUF4410 domain-containing protein — protein sequence MFAALNSVRGKTLRSASAALAFSAMLLSGCAAASVTNTAQYSTLTQANPQNVYVYTFASNPESVKLDNSGLIHKLSASFSNSSQTSQTQEAAAASDTLTDEVVAKLQSMGMHAIRTDAPPPADQNVLIVEGAVGSIDAGNHRRRTLIGLGAGKSEVTAHVQVLYKPAGGMPQLVQTFDADANSGHMPGVAETAGVGAVAGHVATSAAVGGALHVGSEHKNDTVTSDAKKLADSVAKQVAQIGVAQGWMSGDLVK from the coding sequence ATGTTTGCAGCTCTCAACTCCGTTCGTGGCAAGACCCTTCGCAGCGCTTCCGCTGCACTCGCATTCAGCGCGATGCTGCTGAGCGGCTGCGCGGCAGCCAGCGTCACGAACACCGCCCAATACTCGACGCTCACGCAAGCGAACCCGCAGAACGTCTATGTCTACACGTTCGCGAGCAATCCGGAATCCGTGAAGCTCGACAACAGCGGCCTTATCCATAAGTTGAGCGCGAGCTTCTCCAACTCGTCGCAAACGTCGCAGACGCAGGAAGCAGCCGCCGCCAGCGACACACTGACGGACGAAGTCGTCGCGAAACTCCAGTCGATGGGCATGCATGCGATCCGCACGGATGCGCCGCCGCCGGCCGACCAGAACGTGCTGATCGTCGAAGGCGCGGTCGGCTCGATCGACGCGGGCAACCATCGCCGTCGCACGCTGATCGGCCTGGGCGCTGGCAAGAGCGAAGTGACGGCGCATGTGCAGGTGCTGTACAAGCCGGCGGGCGGCATGCCGCAACTGGTGCAGACGTTCGACGCCGATGCGAACAGCGGCCATATGCCGGGCGTCGCGGAAACGGCGGGCGTCGGCGCGGTGGCAGGACATGTCGCGACGTCGGCGGCTGTTGGCGGCGCACTGCATGTCGGCTCGGAGCACAAGAACGACACCGTCACGAGCGACGCGAAGAAGCTGGCCGACTCGGTGGCGAAGCAGGTTGCGCAGATCGGCGTCGCGCAAGGATGGATGTCGGGCGACCTGGTGAAATAA
- a CDS encoding putative quinol monooxygenase, which produces MIKYALFARFEAKPGKEADVEAFLQKGLELANQETTTPIWFALKIAERTYGVFDAFPDEAGRQAHLDGPIAKALMGVADDLFTGPPQIGRIDVLGMKNTLG; this is translated from the coding sequence ATGATCAAGTACGCACTGTTCGCGCGATTCGAGGCGAAGCCCGGCAAGGAAGCCGACGTCGAGGCGTTTCTGCAGAAGGGATTGGAACTGGCGAACCAGGAAACCACCACGCCCATCTGGTTCGCGCTGAAGATCGCCGAGCGCACCTACGGCGTGTTCGATGCCTTCCCCGACGAGGCCGGCCGCCAGGCGCATCTGGATGGTCCGATCGCGAAGGCGCTGATGGGTGTCGCGGATGATCTGTTCACGGGGCCGCCACAGATCGGCCGCATCGACGTGTTGGGGATGAAGAACACGCTCGGCTGA
- a CDS encoding NAD-dependent epimerase/dehydratase family protein translates to MTKKIALSGAGGQLGRFLRAALNERGVNLRSAAGSRALEPLFDGEDVMHGDLRDPAVVDRLMQGVDVLIHMAGTSVERPLPEIIENNLRGLVEVYEGARRHGVRRVIFASSNHAIGMYPVEDKLTLDCAFRPDGFYGLSKAWGESLARMYWDKHGIESVCIRIGSCIEKPTEFRHLSTWLGHDDFLHLIDRCINGPDLGFQVVWGVSNNTRSYWDNSAAAPLGYQPKQNAEDYADEILKQPNPLDPVAQRFQGGGFVTIDYTPPEQRNVRR, encoded by the coding sequence ATGACGAAAAAGATTGCGTTGAGCGGTGCGGGCGGTCAGCTTGGCCGCTTCCTGCGCGCCGCGCTGAACGAGCGTGGCGTGAACTTGCGGTCCGCGGCGGGCTCGCGCGCGCTGGAACCGTTGTTCGATGGCGAGGACGTGATGCACGGCGATCTGCGCGATCCCGCCGTGGTCGACCGGCTGATGCAGGGCGTCGACGTGCTGATCCACATGGCGGGCACGAGCGTCGAACGGCCGCTGCCCGAAATCATCGAGAACAATCTGCGCGGCCTCGTCGAAGTCTATGAAGGCGCGCGGCGGCATGGCGTGCGACGCGTCATCTTTGCGAGTTCGAATCACGCGATCGGCATGTATCCCGTCGAAGACAAGCTCACGCTCGACTGCGCGTTTCGCCCCGATGGTTTTTACGGGCTCAGCAAGGCGTGGGGCGAATCGCTTGCGCGCATGTACTGGGACAAGCATGGTATCGAGAGCGTTTGCATCCGCATCGGCAGTTGCATCGAAAAGCCCACGGAGTTTCGGCACCTCAGCACGTGGCTTGGTCACGATGATTTCCTGCATCTCATCGACCGCTGCATCAATGGGCCCGACCTTGGTTTTCAGGTGGTCTGGGGCGTGTCGAACAACACGCGCAGCTACTGGGACAATTCCGCCGCAGCGCCGCTCGGCTATCAACCGAAGCAGAACGCCGAAGACTACGCCGACGAAATCCTGAAGCAGCCGAATCCGCTCGATCCCGTCGCGCAGCGTTTTCAGGGCGGCGGCTTCGTGACGATCGACTACACGCCGCCCGAACAACGCAACGTCCGGCGCTGA
- a CDS encoding porin, with protein sequence MEKKHYAGVKAVLVIGASLATAAPAFAQSSVTLYGIVDNGIGYQSSSTTLGSTAGGHSAVKMVTGVWAGSRFGLKGAEDLGGGTKAIFTLEEGFSANSGAMSTNNLMFSRQAFVGVTNATYGSLTAGRQYASYYQLLSPYSPTTWLTGFYGAHAGDVDGLDTIYRANNTLLYMSPQLYGFKFSGSYSFGGVPGSAYQGSTWSTAVQYSQGPIGIAVGFSKINNSNVNGGTFGTDTTTSNAGAQAGISAVTNGYQSARAQQRFAVGGGYTFNSQFDITATYSNVQYIPGIGSGFHDLSIWNSGGIVLHWKPAAAWDFATGYAYTRATKANGISSSASYSQVNLSEYYSLSKRTGLYALQAYQRANGQTLGTNGRSIINATATIGDGFNSTPSSSRSMVGVGVGMVHRF encoded by the coding sequence ATGGAGAAGAAACACTATGCAGGCGTCAAGGCGGTGCTGGTGATCGGCGCGTCGCTGGCGACGGCGGCGCCTGCGTTCGCGCAGAGCAGCGTGACGCTGTACGGCATCGTCGATAACGGCATCGGTTATCAGTCGAGTTCGACGACGCTTGGTTCGACCGCGGGCGGACACTCGGCCGTCAAGATGGTCACGGGCGTGTGGGCGGGCAGTCGCTTCGGCCTGAAGGGCGCAGAAGACCTCGGTGGCGGTACGAAGGCGATCTTCACACTGGAAGAGGGCTTCAGCGCGAACAGCGGCGCGATGTCGACGAACAACCTGATGTTCAGCCGCCAGGCGTTCGTCGGCGTGACGAACGCCACGTACGGTTCGCTGACGGCTGGCCGCCAGTACGCGTCGTACTACCAGCTGCTGTCGCCGTACAGCCCGACGACGTGGCTGACGGGTTTCTACGGCGCGCACGCGGGCGACGTCGACGGTCTCGATACGATCTATCGCGCGAACAACACGCTGCTGTACATGTCGCCGCAGCTTTACGGCTTCAAGTTCAGCGGCTCGTATTCGTTTGGCGGCGTGCCGGGCAGCGCGTATCAGGGCTCGACGTGGAGCACGGCGGTCCAGTATTCGCAAGGCCCGATCGGCATCGCGGTGGGCTTCTCGAAGATCAACAACTCGAACGTGAATGGCGGCACGTTCGGCACCGATACGACGACGTCGAACGCGGGCGCGCAGGCGGGCATTTCGGCCGTGACCAATGGCTACCAGTCGGCACGCGCGCAGCAGCGCTTTGCCGTCGGCGGGGGCTATACGTTCAACAGCCAGTTCGACATCACGGCGACGTATTCGAACGTGCAGTACATTCCGGGCATCGGTTCGGGCTTCCACGACCTGTCGATCTGGAACTCGGGCGGCATCGTGCTGCACTGGAAGCCGGCGGCTGCATGGGATTTCGCAACGGGCTACGCTTACACGCGCGCGACGAAGGCCAATGGCATCTCGAGCAGCGCGTCGTATTCGCAGGTCAACCTGTCCGAGTATTACTCGCTGTCCAAGCGTACGGGTCTGTATGCGTTGCAGGCGTATCAGCGCGCGAACGGCCAGACGCTCGGCACGAACGGCCGCAGCATCATCAACGCGACGGCGACGATCGGCGATGGCTTCAATTCGACGCCTTCGTCATCGCGCAGCATGGTGGGTGTGGGCGTCGGCATGGTGCATCGGTTCTGA
- a CDS encoding glycoside hydrolase family 28 protein produces MTTHNRSSRANRAGSSTSRAGQDGPQSPQRRTFIAFAGAAAGATLLGTLPGCGGNHSDSAAPTANSDPIWGSTGAAEQIIASLQKVSQSMFPSVDFVVTSYGAQPCGVIAATNPYAPSASSPTSPGADQTHAPGSFDSRPSFLAAIAACSAAGGGRVVVPSGTWYCAGPIVLQSNVNFHLGANCTIYFSPNPADYAKDGPVDCASNGKLYYSRWQANDCLNFGAPVYARNQTNIAITGEDATSVLNGQAMTPFAGSGSTSTCWWTWKGTKNAYGCTGSTTPSQAYANPNNVDLKTVAPGISDALYALLTSTATPWQQDQNYLPALSEAGVPVEKRIFGVGHYLRPCMVEFLGCTNVLMENYRTNNTPFWQHHPTDCANVVIRGVTVDSIGPNNDGFDPDACNNVLCDGVTFNTGDDCIAIKSGKALDTTYGPAQNHVIQNCTMNSGHGGITLGSEMGGGVQNIYARNLQMLNQNWQTNPLNIAIRIKTNMNRGGYVKNFYVDNVTLPNGVNLTGGGYGSALLTGSPINATVPLGVETASAANPSAAQGGLITFDCDYQPANDAVRTRPALVQNVNISNVTASNVTVNGVTASCFQAIVAQGPVAFDYNGPAPTPAIPPISGVTITNCNLGTPVCNGTASSTTPGPIYAYNVNAISLSNVTIGGTVYNTSVVDSR; encoded by the coding sequence GTGACGACGCACAACAGAAGCAGTCGCGCGAACAGGGCAGGCTCGAGCACATCCAGGGCGGGTCAAGACGGTCCGCAATCGCCGCAACGGCGCACTTTCATCGCATTCGCGGGGGCGGCAGCGGGCGCGACGCTGCTCGGCACGTTGCCCGGTTGCGGCGGCAATCATTCGGATTCAGCAGCGCCAACGGCAAACAGCGACCCGATCTGGGGCAGCACTGGCGCAGCCGAGCAGATCATCGCGTCGCTGCAGAAGGTCTCGCAGTCGATGTTTCCTTCCGTTGATTTCGTCGTCACGAGTTACGGCGCGCAGCCTTGCGGCGTGATTGCCGCGACCAATCCGTATGCCCCTTCGGCCTCATCGCCAACCAGTCCTGGCGCCGACCAGACCCACGCGCCCGGCTCATTCGATTCGCGTCCCTCGTTTCTTGCCGCCATCGCTGCGTGCAGCGCGGCAGGCGGCGGGCGTGTCGTGGTGCCGTCAGGCACGTGGTATTGCGCGGGACCGATCGTGTTGCAGAGCAATGTGAACTTCCATCTGGGCGCGAACTGCACGATCTATTTCAGCCCGAATCCCGCCGACTACGCGAAAGACGGCCCCGTCGATTGCGCATCGAACGGCAAGCTCTACTACAGCCGCTGGCAGGCAAACGATTGCCTGAATTTCGGCGCACCCGTCTATGCCCGCAACCAGACCAACATCGCGATTACCGGCGAGGACGCGACCTCCGTGCTCAACGGCCAGGCAATGACGCCATTCGCGGGCAGCGGCAGCACGAGCACCTGCTGGTGGACCTGGAAAGGCACGAAGAACGCCTACGGCTGCACCGGCTCGACGACGCCTTCACAGGCCTACGCGAACCCGAACAACGTCGATCTGAAAACAGTCGCGCCCGGCATATCGGATGCGCTCTATGCGCTATTGACCAGCACCGCGACGCCCTGGCAACAGGACCAGAACTATCTGCCGGCGCTATCGGAAGCGGGCGTGCCTGTCGAGAAACGGATCTTCGGCGTCGGGCATTATCTGCGGCCCTGCATGGTCGAGTTCCTCGGCTGCACGAACGTGCTGATGGAGAACTACCGCACGAACAACACGCCGTTCTGGCAGCACCATCCAACCGACTGCGCGAACGTCGTGATACGCGGCGTGACGGTGGACAGCATCGGCCCGAACAACGACGGCTTCGATCCCGACGCCTGCAACAACGTGCTGTGCGACGGCGTCACGTTCAACACGGGTGACGACTGCATCGCGATCAAGTCCGGCAAGGCACTCGACACCACATACGGCCCCGCGCAGAACCACGTGATCCAGAACTGCACGATGAACAGCGGTCACGGCGGCATTACGCTGGGCAGCGAAATGGGCGGCGGTGTGCAGAACATCTATGCGCGCAACCTGCAGATGCTCAACCAGAACTGGCAGACCAATCCTCTGAACATCGCGATCCGCATCAAGACGAACATGAATCGCGGCGGCTATGTAAAGAACTTCTACGTCGATAACGTCACGTTGCCGAACGGCGTCAATCTGACGGGCGGCGGCTACGGCAGCGCGTTGCTCACGGGCAGCCCGATCAATGCGACGGTGCCGCTCGGCGTGGAGACGGCCTCTGCCGCCAATCCATCGGCGGCGCAGGGCGGATTGATCACATTCGATTGCGACTACCAGCCCGCCAACGACGCCGTGCGCACACGCCCCGCGCTCGTGCAGAACGTGAACATCTCCAACGTGACGGCGAGCAACGTAACGGTGAACGGCGTGACGGCTTCGTGCTTCCAGGCGATCGTCGCGCAGGGCCCCGTCGCGTTCGACTACAACGGTCCCGCGCCGACGCCCGCGATTCCGCCCATCTCGGGCGTCACGATCACGAACTGCAATCTCGGCACGCCCGTATGCAACGGCACGGCAAGCTCGACCACGCCGGGGCCGATCTACGCGTACAACGTGAACGCGATTTCGCTGTCCAACGTGACCATCGGCGGGACGGTCTATAACACCTCGGTCGTGGACTCGCGATGA
- a CDS encoding HpcH/HpaI aldolase family protein: MKLPENPFKRALQAGRQQIGLWSSLASNVSVEILAGSGFDWLLLDMEHSPNELPMVHSQLQACAGTPTHPIVRPPWNDMVTIKRLLDSGAQTLLIPYVETEDEARDAVSFTRYPPEGVRGYASTARASDFGRIKDYPKLCASELCVLVQIESRLGLQNLERIAAVEGVDGIFIGPGDLSAALGHVGDLKHPDVQAAVDDAIKRIVATGKPAGILIGDEALARHYIDLGCLFTAVGSDIGLLARNAEQLAVRFKSAG; encoded by the coding sequence ATGAAGCTTCCAGAGAATCCATTCAAACGCGCGCTGCAGGCGGGGCGTCAGCAGATCGGATTGTGGTCGAGCCTTGCTAGCAACGTGTCGGTCGAAATCCTTGCGGGTTCGGGTTTCGACTGGCTGCTGCTCGACATGGAACATTCACCCAACGAACTGCCGATGGTTCACAGCCAGTTGCAAGCGTGCGCGGGCACGCCGACGCATCCCATCGTGCGGCCACCGTGGAACGACATGGTGACGATCAAGCGCCTGCTCGACAGTGGCGCGCAGACACTGCTGATTCCCTACGTCGAAACGGAAGACGAAGCGCGCGATGCCGTGTCGTTCACGCGCTATCCGCCGGAAGGCGTGCGCGGCTATGCATCGACGGCGCGGGCCTCGGACTTTGGGCGCATCAAGGATTATCCGAAGCTTTGCGCGAGCGAACTATGCGTGCTCGTGCAGATCGAGAGCCGGCTCGGCTTGCAGAATCTGGAGCGGATCGCGGCCGTCGAGGGTGTCGACGGCATCTTTATCGGGCCGGGCGATCTGTCGGCGGCGCTCGGGCATGTGGGCGATCTCAAGCATCCCGACGTGCAGGCAGCCGTCGACGATGCGATCAAACGCATTGTCGCGACGGGCAAGCCTGCGGGCATTCTGATCGGCGATGAAGCGCTTGCGCGGCACTATATCGATCTCGGTTGTCTGTTCACGGCAGTCGGGTCCGACATTGGTCTGCTTGCGCGCAACGCCGAGCAGCTTGCGGTGAGGTTCAAGTCGGCTGGCTAA